The following are from one region of the Falco biarmicus isolate bFalBia1 chromosome 1, bFalBia1.pri, whole genome shotgun sequence genome:
- the DRD5 gene encoding D(1B) dopamine receptor, giving the protein MLRGGRSPLPAAASPSGGARGAAGAPGAAQVAAGSLLALLILWTLFGNVLVCAAIVRYRHLRSKVTNIFIVSLAVSDLLVALLVMPWKAVAEVAGYWPFGAFCNVWVAFDIMCSTASILNLCVISVDRYWAISSPFRYERKMTQRLALVMIGVAWTLSVLISFIPVQLNWHRGRDVVAAGDIGDGFGTGWAAAGAVTTWADDMSTTWVALAAMRPSEGTSGSNETLAGHSESCDSSLNRTYAISSSLISFYIPVAIMIVTYTRIYRIAQVQIRRISSLERAAEHAQSCRSNHVDCHHHKSLKSSIRKETKVLKTLSVIMGVFVCCWLPFFILNCMVPFCESPPSDPHAGLPCVSETTFNIFVWFGWANSSLNPIIYAFNADFRKVFSNLLGCGQFCSSTPVETVNISNELISYNQHTLFHKEIVTAYVNMIPNVVDCEENREDPFDRMSQISPDHEIATDSICELDCEGEVSLGKITPFTPNGLH; this is encoded by the coding sequence ATGCTGCGGGGCGGCCGGAGCCCGCTGCCGGCGGCCGCGAGTCCCtccggcggggcgcggggggcggcgggcgccccCGGGGCGGCGCAGGTGGCGGCGGGCAGCTTGCTGGCGCTGCTCATCCTCTGGACGCTCTTTGGGAACGTGCTGGTGTGCGCGGCCATCGTCCGCTACCGGCACCTGAGGAGCAAGGTCACCAACATCTTCATCGTCTCCCTGGCCGTTTCGGACCTGCTAGTGGCTCTGCTAGTCATGCCCTGGAAAGCGGTGGCCGAGGTGGCCGGGTACTGGCCCTTTGGGGCCTTCTGCAATGTCTGGGTGGCCTTCGATATCATGTGCTCCACGGCCTCCATCCTGAACCTGTGCGTGATCAGCGTGGACAGGTACTGGGCTATTTCCAGCCCCTTCCGCTATGAGAGGAAGATGACCCAGCGGCTGGCTCTGGTGATGATTGGTGTGGCATGGACTTTGTCTGTGCTCATCTCCTTCATCCCCGTCCAGCTCAACTGGCACAGAGGTCGGGATGTCGTTGCTGCTGGTGATATTGGAGATGGCTTTGGCACTGGCTGGGCAGCGGCAGGTGCTGTCACCACCTGGGCAGACGATATGAGCACCACATGGGTGGCATTAGCAGCAATGAGACCCTCGGAGGGGACCTCTGGCAGCAATGAGACCCTCGCTGGACACTCGGAGAGCTGTGACTCCAGCCTCAACAGGACTTACGctatttcttcctccttgatCAGTTTTTATATTCCAGTGGCTATCATGATAGTTACCTACACTCGAATCTACCGCATTGCCCAGGTGCAGATACGTCGTATCTCTTCACTGGAGAGGGCAGCTGAACATGCGCAAAGCTGCCGGAGCAACCATGTTGACTGCCACCATCACAAGAGCCTCAAGTCCTCCATCAGGAAAGAAACCAAGGTGTTGAAGACTCTCTCTGTCATCATGGGCGTCTTTGTCTGCTGCTGGTTGCCCTTCTTCATCCTGAACTGCATGGTTCCCTTCTGCGAGAGCCCACCCAGTGACCCCCACGCTGGCCTTCCCTGTGTCAGTGAGACCACCTTTAATATCTTCGTCTGGTTTGGTTGGGCCAACTCCTCTCTCAACCCTATCATCTATGCCTTCAATGCTGACTTTAgaaaggtcttctccaacctcCTGGGTTGCGGTCAGTTTTGCTCTAGTACTCCAGTGGAGACTGTTAATATAAGCAATGAGCTTATCTCTTACAACCAGCACACCCTTTTCCATAAGGAGATAGTGACAGCTTATGTTAACATGATCCCAAATGTGGTTGACTGTGAGGAAAATCGCGAGGACCCTTTCGATAGGATGTCCCAGATCTCCCCTGACCACGAGATTGCCACTGACTCGATCTGTGAGCTGGACTGCGAGGGGGAGGTTTCACTAGGCAAAATAACACCTTTCACTCCAAATGGTTTACATTAA